The genomic DNA CGCGGTGTGCCGCTTAGCGTGTGCTTGACGACAAGCTGATCGAGTCGTTGCGTGTCTACCCGGTCCGCTTCGATCCAGAACTCGAGTTCCGCGTAGTACTGGCCGAGCTCCAGACTCGCCAGCGACAGGGTATTGCCGGTCGGTAGCTCTAACGATGTATCGAGCAATTGAATCAGCCATTCCGAAAGCATGCCTGCATGGTGTTGCCACGCATGGCGTAGTGCCCGCTGCGCGATCCAGGTAATCAGTTCTTCGTGCGAAGCCCTGGCATTCGCAAAACCTGTTTCGGCGGCCCATTCGAACAACTCATGCAGAAACGTACCTGCCATGGCGCCGCGGTGAAAAGCATGAATGCCGCTCGGCTCGCCCTGTGTTTCGATGGAAGGCAACGTCGTTTCGCTCAATGCCTCGCTGAGCACATCTTGCGACGCCGTTTCCGGCGCATGCGGTGTTGGTGCCGTTTCCGCGTACTTGAGACCGCTGTAGCTGGCTATGCGCCAAGGCTCGGGGGATGAGCCGGTATAGCGAAGCGCATGTCGGTTCGACGCAGCTTGGGCCTGGGCAGAGCGATAGACCCGCGTATCGGCATCATCGGCTAACGCAGTCACCACGATATCCGCGACACCGCGCCTGAGGTTCTCGAGTCGCTTGGGCAGATCGGCAGGTTCGATCGGTTCGCCACCGGATAGCAGGTAGCCCAGCGCCGAACGATGCAGCATCGGCGCTTTTGCGTTGCCGATGCGATAGCAGGCAATACCAAGCCAGCAGGCATGACGTGCACGTGTCAAGGCAACGTAGAGCAATCGCAGGTCTTCCTGCCATTGCTCGCGTGCCGAAGCGGCACGCGCCAGGTCGCCGGCTGCCAGGTCTGCTACAGGCGTGCCGTCCTGGGTATGCCATACGACAACATCGCCGTCGCTGCGGGTGCGCGTCGCCGCCGCGAACGGCAGCATGACAAAGGGGTATTCCAGACCCTTGGACTGGTGAATGGTGATCACCTTGATCAACGCGTCTTCGCTTTCCAGGCGGACGATCTGTTCTTCGCTGGCGTCCACCTGCGCATCGTGTGCTTCGGTAATACGTGCGGCGAAATAGCGGATCAGGGCACGCTCGCCGTCGAGCGCTGCGGCGGCATGCTGCAACAGTTCGGCCAGGTGCAGGATATTGGTGAGGCTGCGTTCGCCGTCGGGCAACGCGAGCAGGCGAGCAGGGAGGTCGAACAAGTGCAGCAGATCGTGCACCATCGCCAGGACGCCGTGCCGTAGCCAGGTATCGTGGAGTCGGCGGAAACAGTCGCCGCTGCTTTCCCAGTAACGCTCATCGGTATTCAGACGTTCGAGCTCGTCGTAGCGCTGGCACATCGACGGCGTAGCCACGGCACCGCGCATGGCGCGATCGGAGCCCGGTTCGGCGCAGGCTTGCAGCCAGCGCAACATGTCCTCGGCCTGGGGCGAGGCGAAGACCGAGTCGCGATCGGAAAGGAATACGCTCTTAAGACCGCGTCGCCGCAACGCGTCGCGAATCAACGTGGCTTCGGTACGCCCACGTACGAGAATGGCGATATCGCCTTCGCGCAACGGGGTCAGCTCCCCGTGTGGGTCGACAAAGCCGCAGCGCCGATGTTGTGCGGCATCGAGCAGGTCGACCAGCGTCGCTGCGGCGTGCTCGGCCATGGCATGACGATACGACTGAATACCGACGGCTTGCTCGCCGCCCTGTAGCGCGAAGGTCAATGAGGCTACCGGCTGGCCTTCGTAGGTCAGCGTTTCGCTTCGACCGTGCGCGTCTACGGGGTGGAAGGGAAGCGCCTGGCCAAATCCGAAGGCGCCGCTCTCATGCGTGTCCCCCAACTCGAACAGCCGATTGACGGCATTGACCATGCCATGGGTCGAGCGGTAGTTCGTGGAAAGCGTCCAGGTCGGTGATAGCGCTGCATCGCGCGCGCGCAAGTAGGTGTGAATATCCGCGCCACGGAAACTGTAGATGGCTTGCTTGGGGTCACCGATCAGCAACAGCGCCTGCTGCGGTCGTGTCGCATAGATGCGCTCGAAGATGCGCCATTGCAGCGGGTCGGTGTCCTGAAATTCGTCGATCAAGGCCGCCGGGAAATCCTTGGCCAGGGTGTGCGCCAGCCGGTCGCCGCTAAGGCCATGCAGCGCGCCATCCAGCCTACGCAGCATGTCATCGAAACCGATCTGTGCTCGCTGTTGCTTGATCGCTTCGATACGTCGATGAATCCACGGCACGGCATGCGCCAGTATCACGGGCTTCAACGGCGCAGCGTTGGCTTGCGCCGCTTGCCAGGCCTCGATCGCATCGAAGGCGCTGAAGGTCGGTGGCTTCGTCCCTTTTTTTGTCGCGCTGATCAGACGAGCCTGGGTGTAGCGCAGCAGAATCTTTTCGTCGATCGCGCCGCCTTCGCTCCAGCGGCGCAGCAGCAACAGATCGTTCGCCACTGCATCGGGCTTCATCATGTTGGCCTTGAAGCCGCCACTTTGGAGGATATCGGTAAGTGTCGAATCGATCGTGTCGATCTGTTCGCGCCACCGGCGTTGCGCCAGATCGAGCGCGGCGAGTTCCGGGCCAAGCGCTGTTTCGATCTGCTGCCCAAGATCTGCGATAGCGGGCAACGGGGCGCCATCGAGGCGCAGATAACCGATAGGTTGGCTTAACAACGGCCGCAAGGTGCGATGCAGATCGCGAGGTGTTTTCCAGTAGGCCCGGATCCGAGCGGCACCGTAACGGTCCAGCGGGAAGAAGTGCGCGCGCCAATAGTCGCGGATCGCTTCGGCCTGGAGCAGGCTTTCGTCGGCCTGGGTGTCTTGCGCGAATGGATGACCGCTGTCGAACGCGTGCTGCTGCAGCATGCGCTGGCACCAGCCATGGATGGTATGGATAGCCGCTTCGTCCATCCATTGCCCGGCATACTCCAGGCGTCGCGCCGCACCGGCACGCGCTTCATCGTCCGGATAGGCTGCGATTAGCTCGGCGAGAAATGCATCGTCCGGCGCCGTGGCCAAGCGGAACGCCAACGCGGCGTCGGCAAGACGTGCGCGGATGCGTTCGCGCAGTTCCGCGGTCGCCGCCTTGGTGAAGGTCAGGACCAGGATCTGCGATGGCAGGAGCGGTTCTTGAGCAGGTTCACCATGGCCTAGCACCAGGCGCAGATAAAGCGCGGCGATGGTCCAGGTCTTGCCGGTGCCGGCACTGGCTTCGATCAATCGAATGCCGTGTAGCGGCATGGTCAGCGGTTGCAGGGTCAGCGTGCTCATGCTGCCGCCTCGTCGACCAGGGTTTCCATCAGCGGTCGGTAGAGCGGCAGGGTGGCTTCGAAACCGCCGCGATGGAGTGCGGCAAAGCTTGGCCAGGCGCGACTCAGATAGGAGTCGCGTTGCAGCTCCGCTGCCATACCAAAGTCACTACCTTCATAACAAAGCCTTGCCGCTTCGTACGTGGGCTTGTCGCCCCGTTCCGCCTGCAGCCACGCGAAGGCAGCACGTGCCGATGCGGCGAGCGGTTGCGTCAAAGCCTGTTCAAGGGCGGCGATCAGTTGAGCCAGCCAGGCCAGCGCCTGCGTCGTATCGATGATTTCCAGGCGGAGCTGCGCGTCGGCGGAGACGATATGCGTGCGCATCGACAAACCTTGCGCATTGGCCAGCAAGTGGATGATCCAGGGCGCGATGAGCTTGTCGTAACGCAGCGTCTTGCCGTCGCGCAGGCCGCCCTGTACCAGGGTGATACGAAGGCGTTGGTTGTCGTCACCGCTGCGTAGATCGTTCAACCAATCTTCGATCGTCCAGCCTCCGATCGCGAGCTGGAGTTCGACGGGTGCGAGCCGATGGGGGTAAAGCTCGTCCATAAATTGCCACAGCGCAGCCAGGTCGCCCACGCTCTCGTCCAGTTCGGCTTGCGCCAGGCTGCCGAACCCGCCTGGTGGTAATGCGCCCTGCGCGCGCAGGCGTTCGGTAGCTGCCATGATCGCTTCGCGCGGAGCGGCGGTGCCGAGCGCAGCCATGAGCAGCTCCTGTTCGGCCTGGTAGCGATCCAGTCCGCCGAGCGCAAAGGGCTCGTCATCGACGACTTCGGTATCGCTATCGTCGAAATACACTTTCAGACGCTGATTGAAAAAATAGCGAACCGGACGCGCAAGGAAGTTTTGCAACTGCGCGATACTCAGTGCAGCTGCCGGCACGACATCCGGTAGCGTGTCGAATGTGTCGACCGTCGCGACATCACGGCGCGCGTGCTCCCATTCGCTGGCGTACGTCGTCAGCATTGCGGGGTCGTTGGCGTCGAAATAACGTTGACTGAATGCCTGCAGTGGATGAACGGTAGTCAGCGCGGAAAGCAGCGACGTATCGTTTGGCGTATGCCAGCCTGCGGCGAGATAGTCGCGCAGCTGGCCGACCAGCACGGAGGGTGGCATGACACTGTTGTCCCGCTCGCTCAAACCCACCCAGCTTATGTGCAGGGTATCGCGTGCCGAGAGCAGCGCTTCGAGGAACAGATAGCGATCGTCTTCGCGACGCGAACGGTCGCCGGGGCGACTCAATGCGGGCAGCGCCATCAGATCGAAATCCGCTGGCGTCTGTCGTCGCGGATAATCACCGTCGTTCATGCCAAGCAGGCAGATCACGCGAAAGGGAATCGCGCGCATCGGCATCAAGGTGCCGAAGCTGATTGCCCCGCCCATGAAGCGTTGCGTCAGCCGGCTTTCGTCGATTGCGGCCAGCCAGTGCTCGCGGACGATCTGTAGCGGTACGGGTAGATTGAACTGCGCTTGGGCACAGGCTTGCTGCCAGGTACTCAAGGCGTCGTCCAGGCGGCCGAGCAGATCGCTATCGTCGCTGTCTTTGCCGGTGTCGAAAAATTCGATCAAGAGTGCGCGCAGACGTTCGACCCAGGCGTCGGGCGTTGCCGGTTCGCGCAATGCGCGCCAGTAGGCCGCCAGTGTTTCCAGCAACCGTTGCAAGGGTCCGACGGTGGCTGCGTCCAAGCCGCCCACTTCGCCATACGGCGCGATACCGTTCCATACCTCGCCATCGCCCACGGCATAACCGAGCAGCATGCGGCGCAAACCGGTTACCCAGCTGTTCTGTTCGATCTGCGGGAGATCCAGGCTGCCGATCTGGGTGGCGTCCAATCCCCAGCGAACACCTGCACCTTCGATCCAGCGGCGCAGCATGGGTAGCGTGGCCTCATCGATATCGAAGCGACGCTGCAACGCCGGTACGTCAAGCAGATCGAGCACTTCGCTCACAGCGAAGCGCGAATCGGGCAAGGCGAGCAGATGTTCCAGTGCGACCAATAAGGGCACGGCACCGCGGCTGCGCTGGTCGGCGACCGAATAGGGCAGGTGGCGTGGATCGTCCCATGGAATGCGTCCGAATACCGCCTGGATATGCGGCGCATAGGTCTGGATATCCGGCACCATGACCATCACGTCGCGCGGCGCCAATGGCCTGCCGGCTTTTGCCGCCTGTTCGAAAAGAGCCAACAGCCGGTCATGCAGCACTTCAACTTCGCGCTGGCGGTTATGTGCGATGTGAAAGCCTAACGATGTGTCGTTTTGCTGCCAAAGCTTGCGCTGCTCAGGCGATGACGGCAGCGGTTGCAGATCGAGAATCGCCTGCTGTATCTGCGCAAGCAACCGCGGACGTTCGGGGTCGGCAACGTCGGCAAACAGATCGATCCCGCGGCTCCAGGCGACGAACTGGTCGCGATAGCGTTCGGGCTGGTCGAAGGCATCGAGCAGGCGAATAAAGTCTCGCCCTTGTTTGCCCCAGGCGGCGAGCAAAGGATTGGCATGCAGGTGCAGGTCTTCGAAGCGCGGCTCGGCGGGCTGGCCGGGTTTGACCGCATGGCGGCGACGGTCGGCCCGAAGCAGCTCGCGCTCTTCGATGATGTCGGCCCAGTAGTGGCGGCACGGGTTGGCGACGACCAGGAAGATCTGAACGAAACGCGCCAGCGCGGTCAGCGCTTCGAGCGTCTGCTGCGGCAGCGACGACATGCCGAAGACGACGATGCGCCGCGGTAATGCGGCCGGTCGTGTTGTGGTGGTTTGCAGGCGTTCGACAAAAGCCTGATGCACCGCCGCGCGATGGCTGTGCCGATCCGCCGGGGCAACATCGTCGATAAGCATGCGCCACAGGTGCGCCTGCCAGCGTTGGGCGTCGGGTAGTGGCAGGCTACGGCCGCGCAGCTCATCGCGCAGGATCAAACGCCCGGCCTCCCAATCGCCCAGCCAGTCGGCCCGATAGACCTGATACTGGTCGAACAGGTCGGCGATGCGTTCGGCCAGCTGAAAGCGTTTGTTCCAGTCGTCTCCGCTGAGAAAGTCCGACAGCGGCTTGAAGTCCGGTTGATGGAGCAGGTCCGGTAGCAGTCGCAGCAAACGCCAGGTCAGGCGTGACTTGTCGAACGGCGAGGTGGCCGGTACGGCCGCGTCACCAAGGACTGCACGGTAGGCCGTCCACAGAAACCGCCCCGGCAGCTGCATGTCCACGGCTGCGCTGATCCCCAGGCCGCCCTCGGCCGGGGACCGCGCCAGGGCCAGCTTCAGCCACTGCGCGATGCCGTTGCTTTGCACCAGCATCAGCTCGTTTTCCAGCGGTCGCAGCGGGGTGCGTGCCAGCCAGGCGGTCAGCAGGTCGCGCAGGTCTTCCAGGCGATTGCCATGGATGACCATCAGGCCGGGTTCGATCGGGACGCCCAGGGGCAGCTCGAGGGTGGTACTCACGGGTGCGGCAGGCTCGCAGTCGCTTCCAGGCCCTCATTGTGGCTGGATGGGGCGTCAATGTCCCGCAAGACGGTTATCTGTTTGTCACAAACCCTGCCTAGGCTAGATGCCTTACCGAGCGCTTTGCCTCCCGGTCGCGGAGCCGACCGCCCGGTGCGTACCTCCTTTTGAGATCGGGCGGGCTGGGGAATGGCGGTGCCACGCGGTGTGCTTGTCTGGATCGGGTGCACG from Dyella sp. GSA-30 includes the following:
- the recB gene encoding exodeoxyribonuclease V subunit beta; the encoded protein is MSTLTLQPLTMPLHGIRLIEASAGTGKTWTIAALYLRLVLGHGEPAQEPLLPSQILVLTFTKAATAELRERIRARLADAALAFRLATAPDDAFLAELIAAYPDDEARAGAARRLEYAGQWMDEAAIHTIHGWCQRMLQQHAFDSGHPFAQDTQADESLLQAEAIRDYWRAHFFPLDRYGAARIRAYWKTPRDLHRTLRPLLSQPIGYLRLDGAPLPAIADLGQQIETALGPELAALDLAQRRWREQIDTIDSTLTDILQSGGFKANMMKPDAVANDLLLLRRWSEGGAIDEKILLRYTQARLISATKKGTKPPTFSAFDAIEAWQAAQANAAPLKPVILAHAVPWIHRRIEAIKQQRAQIGFDDMLRRLDGALHGLSGDRLAHTLAKDFPAALIDEFQDTDPLQWRIFERIYATRPQQALLLIGDPKQAIYSFRGADIHTYLRARDAALSPTWTLSTNYRSTHGMVNAVNRLFELGDTHESGAFGFGQALPFHPVDAHGRSETLTYEGQPVASLTFALQGGEQAVGIQSYRHAMAEHAAATLVDLLDAAQHRRCGFVDPHGELTPLREGDIAILVRGRTEATLIRDALRRRGLKSVFLSDRDSVFASPQAEDMLRWLQACAEPGSDRAMRGAVATPSMCQRYDELERLNTDERYWESSGDCFRRLHDTWLRHGVLAMVHDLLHLFDLPARLLALPDGERSLTNILHLAELLQHAAAALDGERALIRYFAARITEAHDAQVDASEEQIVRLESEDALIKVITIHQSKGLEYPFVMLPFAAATRTRSDGDVVVWHTQDGTPVADLAAGDLARAASAREQWQEDLRLLYVALTRARHACWLGIACYRIGNAKAPMLHRSALGYLLSGGEPIEPADLPKRLENLRRGVADIVVTALADDADTRVYRSAQAQAASNRHALRYTGSSPEPWRIASYSGLKYAETAPTPHAPETASQDVLSEALSETTLPSIETQGEPSGIHAFHRGAMAGTFLHELFEWAAETGFANARASHEELITWIAQRALRHAWQHHAGMLSEWLIQLLDTSLELPTGNTLSLASLELGQYYAELEFWIEADRVDTQRLDQLVVKHTLSGTPRQPLARETINGMLKGFIDLIFEHQGRYYIVDYKSNQLGPDAHAYTHDAMRQSVLNERYDLQYALYTLALHRQLRARLPGYQYQRHMGGVMYLYLRGVDSEGHGIHNECLPYALVDALDRLFDNEGRADAA
- the recC gene encoding exodeoxyribonuclease V subunit gamma; translated protein: MSTTLELPLGVPIEPGLMVIHGNRLEDLRDLLTAWLARTPLRPLENELMLVQSNGIAQWLKLALARSPAEGGLGISAAVDMQLPGRFLWTAYRAVLGDAAVPATSPFDKSRLTWRLLRLLPDLLHQPDFKPLSDFLSGDDWNKRFQLAERIADLFDQYQVYRADWLGDWEAGRLILRDELRGRSLPLPDAQRWQAHLWRMLIDDVAPADRHSHRAAVHQAFVERLQTTTTRPAALPRRIVVFGMSSLPQQTLEALTALARFVQIFLVVANPCRHYWADIIEERELLRADRRRHAVKPGQPAEPRFEDLHLHANPLLAAWGKQGRDFIRLLDAFDQPERYRDQFVAWSRGIDLFADVADPERPRLLAQIQQAILDLQPLPSSPEQRKLWQQNDTSLGFHIAHNRQREVEVLHDRLLALFEQAAKAGRPLAPRDVMVMVPDIQTYAPHIQAVFGRIPWDDPRHLPYSVADQRSRGAVPLLVALEHLLALPDSRFAVSEVLDLLDVPALQRRFDIDEATLPMLRRWIEGAGVRWGLDATQIGSLDLPQIEQNSWVTGLRRMLLGYAVGDGEVWNGIAPYGEVGGLDAATVGPLQRLLETLAAYWRALREPATPDAWVERLRALLIEFFDTGKDSDDSDLLGRLDDALSTWQQACAQAQFNLPVPLQIVREHWLAAIDESRLTQRFMGGAISFGTLMPMRAIPFRVICLLGMNDGDYPRRQTPADFDLMALPALSRPGDRSRREDDRYLFLEALLSARDTLHISWVGLSERDNSVMPPSVLVGQLRDYLAAGWHTPNDTSLLSALTTVHPLQAFSQRYFDANDPAMLTTYASEWEHARRDVATVDTFDTLPDVVPAAALSIAQLQNFLARPVRYFFNQRLKVYFDDSDTEVVDDEPFALGGLDRYQAEQELLMAALGTAAPREAIMAATERLRAQGALPPGGFGSLAQAELDESVGDLAALWQFMDELYPHRLAPVELQLAIGGWTIEDWLNDLRSGDDNQRLRITLVQGGLRDGKTLRYDKLIAPWIIHLLANAQGLSMRTHIVSADAQLRLEIIDTTQALAWLAQLIAALEQALTQPLAASARAAFAWLQAERGDKPTYEAARLCYEGSDFGMAAELQRDSYLSRAWPSFAALHRGGFEATLPLYRPLMETLVDEAAA